A section of the Campylobacter porcelli genome encodes:
- the uvrB gene encoding excinuclease ABC subunit UvrB — protein sequence MDKFELNSKFSPSKDQQNAIDSITKAFKSGAKYSTLLGVTGSGKTFTMANIIKKLNIPTLIMTHNKSLAAQLYSEFKGFFPHNHVEYFISYYDYYQPEAYIPRQDLFIEKDSSINDELERLRLSATANLLEYDDTIVIASVSANYGLGNPAEYKGMVITLEQGMQIGQKELLLKLVDMGYKRDDSFFERGNFRVNGDVIDIYPAYFNDEAIRLEFFGDEIEEIYHFNALDNKKTKNLNRFILYATSQFVVGENRLKSAIKGIEAELDERLKFYESQGRAVEYQRLKQRVEFDLEMLSTTGSTKGVENYARYLTGQKPGETPYSMFDYFEIKGKDYLVIVDESHVSLPQFRGMYAGDRSRKEILVEYGFRLPSALDNRPLKFDEFIAKKGKFLFVSATPNEYELELSKGYIYEQILRPTGLLDPKIEVISSDNQVEILYDRARAVIERGERVLVTTLTKKMAEELTRYYLELGLKIKYMHSDIDAVERNELIRGLRRGDYDILVGINLLREGLDLPEVSLVAVMDADKEGFLRSKTSLIQTMGRAARNVNGEVILFANKITGSMREAIDITTSRRKYQDEYNKANNITPKSTSRNIEDSLKEDDTQTLYTKAKKLEKMPANERAKMVKELRAMMMEAAKNLEFEKAAALRDEIAKLRQI from the coding sequence ATGGATAAATTTGAGTTAAATAGTAAATTTTCACCCAGTAAAGATCAGCAAAACGCCATTGATAGCATTACTAAGGCTTTTAAAAGCGGAGCAAAGTATAGCACGCTTCTTGGTGTTACTGGTAGCGGCAAGACCTTTACTATGGCAAATATTATAAAAAAGCTAAATATACCTACGCTAATTATGACACACAATAAATCTCTAGCCGCTCAGCTATATAGCGAATTTAAGGGCTTTTTCCCGCATAATCATGTGGAGTATTTCATTAGCTATTATGATTATTATCAGCCTGAAGCTTATATACCAAGGCAAGATCTATTTATAGAAAAAGATAGCTCAATCAATGATGAATTAGAACGCCTAAGGCTATCAGCTACGGCAAATTTGCTTGAGTATGATGATACTATAGTTATTGCTAGTGTATCGGCAAATTATGGCTTAGGTAATCCAGCAGAGTATAAAGGTATGGTAATAACGCTAGAGCAAGGTATGCAAATAGGTCAAAAAGAGCTACTTTTAAAGCTTGTTGATATGGGGTATAAAAGAGATGATAGCTTTTTTGAGCGTGGGAATTTTCGTGTAAATGGCGATGTGATAGATATATATCCGGCGTATTTTAACGATGAGGCGATTAGGCTTGAGTTTTTTGGTGATGAGATAGAGGAAATTTACCATTTTAATGCTTTGGATAATAAAAAAACTAAGAATTTAAATCGCTTTATATTATATGCTACAAGTCAGTTTGTAGTAGGGGAAAATAGGCTAAAATCAGCTATTAAGGGCATTGAGGCTGAGCTAGATGAGAGATTGAAATTTTATGAGAGCCAAGGTAGGGCAGTGGAGTATCAAAGGCTAAAGCAAAGGGTGGAGTTTGACCTAGAGATGCTCTCAACCACTGGTAGCACAAAAGGTGTAGAAAATTACGCTAGATATTTAACAGGGCAAAAACCAGGAGAGACGCCATATTCTATGTTTGATTATTTTGAGATTAAGGGGAAGGACTATTTGGTTATAGTAGATGAGAGCCATGTTAGTCTGCCGCAATTTCGTGGAATGTATGCTGGGGATAGAAGTAGAAAGGAGATATTAGTAGAGTATGGATTTAGACTGCCTAGTGCTTTGGATAATAGACCGCTTAAATTTGATGAGTTTATCGCTAAGAAGGGGAAATTTCTCTTTGTCTCTGCTACGCCAAATGAGTATGAGCTAGAGCTATCTAAGGGGTATATTTATGAGCAAATTTTAAGACCAACAGGGCTGCTTGACCCTAAAATAGAGGTGATAAGTAGTGATAATCAAGTGGAAATTTTATACGATAGAGCTAGGGCTGTAATAGAGCGTGGAGAGCGAGTGCTAGTTACAACTCTAACTAAAAAGATGGCTGAGGAGCTGACAAGATACTATTTAGAGCTTGGATTAAAGATTAAGTATATGCACTCTGATATTGACGCTGTTGAGAGAAATGAGCTTATACGGGGGCTTAGGCGTGGGGATTATGATATTTTGGTTGGGATAAATTTGCTTCGTGAGGGGCTTGATCTACCTGAAGTGAGCTTAGTAGCTGTGATGGATGCTGATAAAGAGGGGTTTTTACGCTCAAAGACTAGCCTTATTCAAACAATGGGTAGGGCTGCTAGAAATGTAAATGGAGAAGTGATACTATTTGCTAATAAAATAACAGGCTCAATGCGTGAAGCTATCGATATTACAACCTCTCGCCGCAAATATCAAGATGAGTATAATAAAGCAAACAATATCACCCCAAAAAGCACTAGTAGAAATATCGAAGATAGCTTAAAAGAAGATGATACTCAAACGCTTTATACCAAGGCTAAAAAATTAGAAAAAATGCCAGCAAACGAGCGTGCTAAAATGGTAAAAGAGCTAAGAGCTATGATGATGGAAGCGGCTAAGAATTTGGAATTTGAAAAAGCAGCCGCTTTGCGTGATGAGATTGCTAAATTAAGGCAAATTTAG
- the pta gene encoding phosphate acetyltransferase, translating to MLKAIYVLKSDYENSEFKAKLNDKLPDSVTFLPISLDNQDNLRVFNPDEAISLLENAKENELIKAIMGKFDSIKDKFIVVVGCDNELLDLLIAKNLNAPFLLSKKSLYKAKLLGFTCLSDIDEIRTIQSNYITPLKFETLLYQKAAQKQKIVVLPESDDDRVLKACDALLSSNAVAITLLGDKDKIDKRAKDLGLNLTKANIINPATSEFVDEFATTLYELRKNKGLSLDSAKELIKDRTYFGTMLVYKGLANAMVSGASTTTAQTIRPALQFIKTKPGVSSVSGSFIMCVNGQIHFYADCAIIPNPTPKDLATTAISTALLAREFGFNPKIAMLSYSTGDSGSGVSVDAIIEATKILKELDPGLDVEGPIQFDAAIDKEVAAKKLPNSKVAGSANVFIFPDLNSGNICYKAVQRTSNALAVGPILQGLNKPINDLSRGCLVDDIINTVLISAIQGD from the coding sequence ATGCTAAAAGCTATTTATGTATTAAAAAGCGACTATGAAAATAGCGAATTTAAAGCCAAATTAAACGATAAATTACCTGATAGTGTTACATTTTTACCCATTAGTTTAGATAATCAAGATAATCTTAGAGTTTTTAACCCAGATGAGGCCATAAGCCTTTTAGAAAACGCCAAAGAGAATGAGCTTATAAAAGCTATAATGGGTAAATTTGATAGCATAAAAGATAAATTTATAGTAGTTGTAGGCTGCGATAACGAACTTCTTGATCTCTTAATAGCCAAAAATTTAAATGCTCCATTTTTGCTTAGTAAAAAATCTCTTTATAAAGCAAAGCTTTTGGGATTTACTTGCCTTAGCGATATTGATGAAATTCGCACAATCCAAAGCAACTACATAACTCCATTAAAATTTGAAACTCTCCTATACCAAAAAGCCGCCCAAAAGCAAAAAATAGTAGTCTTACCAGAAAGCGATGATGATAGAGTGCTTAAAGCGTGTGATGCCTTGCTAAGCAGCAACGCAGTGGCTATAACCTTGCTTGGAGATAAAGATAAAATAGATAAAAGGGCTAAAGATTTGGGGTTAAACTTAACCAAAGCAAACATTATAAACCCAGCCACAAGCGAATTTGTAGATGAATTTGCCACTACCCTTTATGAACTTCGCAAAAATAAGGGCTTAAGCTTAGATAGCGCTAAGGAGCTAATCAAAGATAGAACATACTTTGGCACAATGCTAGTTTATAAAGGATTAGCTAATGCGATGGTAAGCGGAGCAAGCACAACCACAGCCCAAACTATCCGCCCAGCCTTGCAATTTATCAAAACAAAGCCAGGAGTTTCTAGCGTAAGCGGTAGCTTTATAATGTGCGTAAATGGTCAAATTCACTTCTACGCTGATTGTGCCATAATCCCAAATCCAACCCCAAAAGACCTAGCCACAACAGCCATATCCACAGCCTTACTAGCTCGTGAGTTTGGCTTTAACCCAAAAATAGCAATGCTAAGCTACTCTACAGGTGATAGCGGAAGCGGGGTTAGCGTTGATGCTATTATAGAGGCTACAAAAATTTTAAAAGAGCTAGACCCAGGCCTTGATGTAGAAGGCCCAATCCAGTTTGATGCAGCCATAGACAAAGAAGTAGCGGCTAAAAAATTGCCAAATTCAAAGGTAGCTGGCAGTGCAAATGTATTTATCTTCCCAGATTTAAACTCAGGAAATATATGTTATAAAGCAGTCCAAAGAACTTCTAACGCACTAGCGGTGGGTCCAATTTTACAAGGATTAAATAAGCCAATTAACGATTTAAGTCGTGGCTGCTTAGTAGATGATATAATAAATACGGTATTAATTAGCGCAATTCAAGGAGATTAA
- a CDS encoding acetate kinase, which produces MKILVINSGSSSIKFKLYDMDNESVMCKGLIEQIGSENSYAKIVTACGKSKDSSNPISDHAQGIDIMNELLFNSGVVQSLDDIDGVGHRVVQGADIFTDAVLIDESVMQKIKELIPLAPLHNPAHLAGMKETLKLRPDIPNVAVFDTVFHQTMPKSSYMYALPLEFYEKYKIRKYGFHGTSHHFVSKAGAKILGIDYDKFSCITLHLGNGASIAAIKNGKCIDTTMGLTPLEGLMMGTRCGSIDPAIMPFLMKNANLSGEEVDNIMNKKSGLLAIGGTNDMREIEKRMDAGDENAKLAFDMFILRVKKYIGSYIAILGRVDAIIFTAGIGENDARVRETICNGLEVFGIKIDKDKNIEPKDEPRRIGATDTKIKIIIVPTDEELAIAQDTMRIINNLKYKKAIDDTD; this is translated from the coding sequence GTGAAGATTTTAGTTATAAACTCTGGTAGTAGCTCTATTAAATTTAAACTATATGATATGGATAATGAAAGCGTAATGTGTAAAGGATTAATAGAGCAAATCGGCTCTGAAAATTCATATGCTAAGATAGTAACAGCTTGTGGAAAGAGCAAAGATAGCTCAAATCCCATATCAGATCACGCTCAAGGTATCGATATAATGAATGAGCTTTTATTTAATTCAGGAGTGGTTCAAAGCCTAGATGATATAGATGGCGTAGGGCATAGAGTAGTTCAAGGTGCTGATATATTCACAGATGCGGTATTAATCGATGAGAGCGTAATGCAAAAGATCAAAGAGTTAATCCCACTTGCTCCGCTACATAATCCAGCTCACCTAGCTGGAATGAAAGAGACCTTAAAGCTAAGGCCTGATATTCCAAATGTAGCTGTATTTGACACGGTATTTCATCAAACAATGCCAAAAAGCTCATATATGTATGCCTTGCCACTTGAATTTTATGAAAAATATAAGATACGAAAATATGGATTTCACGGCACCTCCCACCACTTTGTCTCAAAGGCTGGAGCTAAAATTTTAGGGATTGATTATGATAAATTTAGCTGTATCACACTGCACCTTGGCAACGGAGCTAGTATAGCAGCTATAAAAAATGGCAAATGTATAGATACCACAATGGGGCTTACTCCACTTGAAGGGCTGATGATGGGAACTCGCTGCGGTAGCATAGATCCAGCTATTATGCCATTTTTGATGAAAAATGCAAATTTGAGTGGCGAAGAAGTTGATAATATAATGAATAAAAAATCTGGCCTTTTAGCAATTGGTGGCACAAACGATATGCGTGAAATCGAAAAGCGAATGGACGCAGGAGATGAGAATGCTAAACTCGCTTTTGATATGTTTATCTTAAGAGTGAAAAAATATATTGGATCATATATTGCGATTTTAGGTAGGGTTGATGCTATTATATTTACTGCTGGAATTGGCGAAAATGACGCTAGGGTAAGAGAGACTATATGTAATGGACTAGAGGTATTTGGTATCAAAATTGATAAAGATAAAAATATAGAACCAAAAGATGAACCGCGAAGAATAGGAGCTACAGATACAAAAATCAAAATCATCATTGTGCCTACAGATGAAGAGCTCGCAATAGCTCAAGATACAATGAGAATTATAAATAATTTAAAGTATAAAAAGGCAATAGATGATACAGACTAA
- a CDS encoding primosomal protein N' translates to MNYYKIAIIGVNLQPLTYESEFELDEFEIVSVILRGKKQSGCVINHTSKPNFKTAKIVERLGSFTNYQITLAKFISHYYTCEIGVAFGLFEPFSGCQMAKCSFIKSPNLSPLQQQAAQFAKQNQICLLFGDTGSGKSEIYISLIKECLNSGKQALFLMPEISLTPQMQERLEAYFGKSVGIWHSKISAKNKKTLLTNFSLGDVKLIAGARSALFLPFSDLGLIVVDEEHDDSYKSSGDPYYNAKDLAVYIANKMGIKCLLGSATPSLNSYAKFPHFRLKGRFYNSQKEYIYDHSPTGLNELLLSHISDTINRKKQAIIFLPTRANFKFLTCKNCAQSIQCPYCSISLSLHKKDKALKCHYCGFVCAIPSICPSCNNQMLESRKIGTSELVLQLKSHFPSANIAKFDKDEITTQKKLTTLLKNFNENKIDIVVGTQMLSKGHDYHNVTLAIIMGLDEHLDYSDYQARSKSLALAMQVAGRAGRADYGKVIIQGLKCEFFAEYMDKFDKFIDDEMAIREGLYPPFTRLLRIKIEEKDENKAIIKMEKILKELKEIRNLEIIGSGKCIIEMIASKHRYQILLRSISHTPLLQASQIARVYGALPDIDPVNFS, encoded by the coding sequence ATGAACTACTATAAAATCGCTATAATAGGCGTAAATTTACAGCCTTTAACATATGAAAGCGAATTTGAATTAGACGAATTTGAGATAGTAAGCGTTATATTAAGGGGCAAAAAACAGAGCGGTTGCGTTATAAACCACACTTCTAAGCCAAATTTCAAAACTGCTAAAATAGTAGAAAGACTAGGTAGTTTTACCAACTATCAAATCACTTTAGCTAAATTTATTAGCCACTACTACACTTGCGAAATAGGCGTGGCATTTGGGTTATTTGAGCCTTTTAGCGGCTGCCAAATGGCAAAATGTAGCTTTATAAAATCACCAAATTTAAGCCCACTCCAGCAACAAGCCGCACAATTTGCTAAACAAAATCAAATTTGCCTACTCTTTGGGGATACTGGAAGCGGAAAGAGTGAAATATACATAAGCCTTATAAAAGAGTGTTTAAATAGCGGTAAGCAGGCTCTATTTTTAATGCCAGAAATCTCACTAACTCCACAAATGCAAGAGCGACTTGAGGCTTATTTTGGCAAAAGTGTAGGCATATGGCACTCCAAAATTTCTGCTAAAAACAAAAAAACTTTGCTAACTAATTTTAGTTTAGGCGATGTAAAATTAATCGCTGGAGCAAGGTCGGCGCTATTTTTGCCTTTTAGTGATTTAGGCTTAATCGTAGTCGATGAAGAGCACGATGATAGCTATAAAAGTAGTGGCGACCCATACTATAACGCCAAAGATTTAGCCGTATATATCGCTAATAAAATGGGGATAAAATGCCTTTTAGGTAGTGCTACACCAAGCCTAAATAGCTACGCTAAATTCCCGCATTTTCGCCTAAAGGGGCGATTTTATAACTCGCAAAAAGAGTATATATATGACCATAGCCCAACTGGATTAAATGAGCTATTATTAAGCCATATCTCTGATACTATAAATAGAAAAAAACAAGCGATAATATTCTTGCCTACAAGGGCAAATTTCAAATTTCTAACTTGTAAAAACTGCGCTCAAAGTATCCAGTGTCCATACTGCTCAATCTCTTTAAGTCTACATAAAAAAGATAAAGCCCTAAAGTGCCATTACTGCGGATTTGTCTGTGCGATACCAAGTATATGTCCATCTTGTAATAATCAAATGCTAGAATCTCGTAAAATCGGCACTAGTGAGCTTGTCTTACAGCTTAAAAGCCACTTCCCATCTGCGAATATAGCCAAATTTGATAAAGATGAGATCACCACGCAAAAAAAGCTCACAACCTTGCTAAAAAATTTTAATGAAAATAAGATTGATATAGTTGTAGGTACTCAAATGCTAAGCAAAGGTCACGACTATCACAATGTAACTCTAGCTATAATTATGGGGCTAGATGAGCATTTGGATTATAGCGATTATCAAGCAAGAAGCAAAAGCCTAGCACTAGCAATGCAAGTAGCTGGTAGGGCTGGTAGGGCTGATTATGGCAAGGTGATAATACAAGGGCTAAAGTGCGAGTTTTTCGCTGAGTATATGGATAAATTTGATAAATTTATAGATGATGAAATGGCTATTAGAGAGGGATTGTATCCGCCATTTACACGACTTTTGCGTATAAAAATAGAAGAAAAAGATGAAAATAAAGCCATAATCAAAATGGAAAAAATCCTAAAAGAGTTAAAAGAGATAAGAAATTTAGAGATAATAGGCAGTGGAAAGTGTATAATCGAGATGATAGCCTCTAAGCACAGATACCAAATACTACTTCGCTCAATCTCCCACACTCCGCTACTACAAGCTAGTCAAATAGCTAGAGTTTATGGTGCTTTGCCAGATATAGATCCTGTGAATTTTAGCTAA
- a CDS encoding DUF2920 family protein, with protein sequence MIQTKTYKIDGVNDAELGIKRKSKLEFKLTYDNKKEIRALIAIIPGLGEDGDSYYRQKLAQSIARDLDAAVVTTNYFAVRSNPPAAKFSIDEIDELILRTVAQSINRPIPDDVELTKMGSDEIWEYLNSYLYNFIGMQKVTGKLKLNFKLPFHLTLAPPNDEYQNFGLMAALDVVNATLYAQSNPPFKVANLNGGGLAKIYVGSSHGGYIANLCAKYAPWAVDAILDNCGWNLSTDIFDKENFQPGTFRTIGFGKEIDFMHYRRDSRDNENFHLCVSDKTKWTSNSQSPNYFSRSRYEIRDLNEPSHLITQAKYPKPIFKCYHVKDDAVAPVGEKIKFYEQLKNLGFDVTLDIISDKSRVDGKFIKNIEHGMGMSMKLLVANNYEWIMDKIAKNQKPPYEPNIEFKTSQYLYKFSQKDNQVSLKCTKITD encoded by the coding sequence ATGATACAGACTAAAACTTATAAAATTGATGGCGTAAATGATGCTGAGCTAGGCATAAAGCGTAAATCAAAGCTTGAGTTTAAACTCACATATGATAACAAAAAGGAGATTAGAGCCTTAATAGCTATTATACCAGGACTTGGCGAAGATGGCGATTCATACTATAGACAAAAACTAGCACAAAGTATCGCTAGGGATCTAGACGCAGCGGTTGTAACAACAAACTATTTTGCCGTAAGAAGCAATCCCCCAGCGGCTAAATTTAGCATTGATGAGATAGATGAATTAATATTAAGAACCGTAGCCCAAAGCATTAACCGCCCTATCCCTGATGATGTAGAACTAACCAAGATGGGCTCAGATGAAATTTGGGAATATCTAAATAGCTATCTATATAATTTCATCGGTATGCAAAAGGTAACTGGCAAATTAAAGCTAAATTTTAAACTTCCGTTTCATTTAACACTAGCTCCACCAAATGATGAGTATCAAAATTTTGGTTTAATGGCTGCACTTGATGTGGTAAATGCCACCTTATACGCTCAAAGCAATCCGCCATTTAAAGTAGCAAATTTAAATGGGGGGGGGCTTGCCAAAATTTATGTAGGCTCTAGCCATGGTGGCTATATAGCTAACCTATGTGCTAAATACGCTCCATGGGCAGTAGATGCTATCCTTGATAATTGCGGTTGGAATTTAAGCACAGATATATTTGATAAAGAGAATTTTCAGCCAGGGACATTTCGCACTATTGGCTTTGGTAAAGAGATTGACTTTATGCATTATAGACGAGATAGCAGAGATAATGAAAACTTCCACCTATGCGTCTCAGATAAGACTAAATGGACCTCAAATTCGCAAAGCCCAAACTACTTTAGTCGCTCAAGATATGAGATTAGAGATCTAAATGAGCCAAGCCATCTTATAACACAAGCCAAATATCCAAAACCAATTTTTAAATGCTACCATGTAAAAGATGATGCCGTGGCTCCAGTTGGTGAGAAGATTAAATTTTATGAACAGCTTAAAAATCTTGGATTTGATGTTACGCTTGATATTATCAGTGATAAATCCAGAGTTGATGGCAAATTTATCAAAAATATAGAGCATGGTATGGGTATGAGTATGAAGCTGCTTGTAGCAAATAATTATGAGTGGATAATGGATAAAATCGCTAAAAATCAAAAGCCACCATATGAGCCAAATATCGAGTTTAAAACCAGCCAATACCTATATAAATTTAGCCAAAAAGATAATCAAGTAAGCCTAAAATGCACTAAAATCACAGATTAA
- a CDS encoding type II secretion system protein translates to MIKAFSLIELTFVIIILGVLLAIATPRLSFNKNDANLLKIKSDLATIQANILHQKTASLLTAKVQEPVLNSDILLSINLAKWKVEDKKLIFNEEVEFSYDSNASIKCLSPQEICKKLEL, encoded by the coding sequence ATGATAAAAGCATTTAGCCTAATTGAGCTAACATTTGTAATTATTATTCTTGGCGTTTTATTAGCCATAGCGACGCCAAGACTTTCTTTTAATAAAAATGACGCAAATTTACTTAAAATCAAATCTGATTTAGCCACAATCCAAGCTAATATTCTCCACCAAAAAACCGCCTCATTACTCACTGCTAAAGTCCAAGAACCAGTGCTAAATTCAGATATTTTACTCTCTATTAATCTAGCTAAATGGAAAGTAGAAGATAAAAAACTAATATTTAATGAAGAGGTGGAATTTAGCTACGATAGTAACGCAAGCATCAAGTGTCTATCACCACAAGAGATATGCAAAAAGCTTGAGCTATGA
- a CDS encoding MGMT family protein, with the protein MANFNQEVYNLLRLIPKGKVVTYSQIALCLGNVKLARAVGNALHNNPNPTLYPCHRVVNRKGELSKAFAFGGSEGQMRLLVDENIKFDKFNRVRLDIYGFDIEKFIKSKG; encoded by the coding sequence GTGGCAAATTTTAATCAAGAAGTTTATAATTTATTAAGATTAATACCAAAAGGCAAGGTGGTTACTTACTCTCAGATTGCGTTGTGTTTAGGTAATGTAAAACTAGCTAGAGCTGTTGGTAATGCGCTACATAATAATCCTAATCCAACGCTATATCCTTGCCATAGGGTGGTAAATCGCAAAGGGGAGCTATCTAAGGCATTTGCATTTGGTGGGAGTGAAGGGCAGATGAGATTGTTGGTTGATGAGAATATTAAATTTGATAAATTTAATCGTGTAAGGCTTGATATTTACGGGTTTGACATTGAGAAATTTATAAAATCCAAGGGCTAG
- the flgH gene encoding flagellar basal body L-ring protein FlgH, producing the protein MKKSSFFTLFCVVAFTGCTTGADPHISMAPPAYVEELPSRVQGGGIGNPGSLFGKGDNPLFSDRKAMNVNDIVTVIIEENANQSSQSNRSTSKNSATALNGGTFTTPAGSPLQGPLNDVNKIAGIGFSAGSSGSYAGSSTATRVEAFTTTVSARIIKVLTNGNYFIEGSKEILLNNEKQIMQISGVIRPYDISQNNEIESKYISDAKILYRTEGDLQRATDKPWGTRVLETIWPF; encoded by the coding sequence ATGAAAAAGAGTTCTTTTTTTACACTATTTTGTGTAGTTGCTTTTACTGGTTGTACTACTGGGGCTGATCCGCATATATCGATGGCGCCACCTGCATATGTAGAGGAGCTACCAAGTCGCGTTCAAGGTGGTGGAATAGGCAATCCTGGTAGTCTATTTGGCAAGGGGGATAATCCGCTATTTTCAGATAGAAAAGCGATGAATGTAAATGATATTGTTACAGTAATCATAGAAGAAAATGCCAACCAAAGCTCACAATCTAATCGCTCCACTTCTAAAAATAGTGCTACGGCTTTAAATGGGGGGACATTTACTACTCCAGCTGGTTCGCCACTACAAGGTCCGCTAAATGATGTTAATAAGATTGCTGGGATTGGCTTTAGTGCTGGAAGTAGTGGTAGCTATGCTGGAAGTAGCACGGCTACTAGGGTAGAGGCCTTTACCACTACAGTTTCAGCTAGAATTATTAAGGTTTTGACTAATGGCAACTACTTTATAGAAGGTAGTAAAGAGATATTATTAAACAATGAAAAGCAGATAATGCAAATTAGCGGTGTGATTAGACCATATGATATTAGTCAAAATAATGAGATAGAATCAAAATATATCTCAGATGCTAAGATACTATATCGCACTGAAGGTGATTTACAACGCGCTACAGATAAGCCGTGGGGGACTAGAGTTTTAGAGACTATATGGCCGTTTTAA
- a CDS encoding YihY family inner membrane protein, with the protein MANIKDIVKIVAKELSNKELFHFAASLSFHTLLSIIPIIFVSLSIFTTMPSFKEYYIKIKDFIYSNLLPSQNITQYLDQFLNNSSSLGIMGVVAILFTSLLFFAEYDYAISTICDTQKRKFWQGLSNYWTLITLMPLGLGLSFWLSNSIQTALKSSEYTSWINFLAIFPYIIIWAIFAITYIISINRNLSIKSIAISSFISSLAWSVSKWLFIEYSFYNKTYASIYGSFSIILFFILWIYISWIIFLHGIKLCYAIENTKFTKNQ; encoded by the coding sequence ATGGCTAATATCAAAGATATTGTAAAAATAGTAGCAAAGGAGTTAAGTAATAAAGAGCTATTTCACTTTGCTGCTTCTCTTAGCTTTCATACTCTTTTATCGATAATACCAATAATTTTCGTATCTCTTAGCATATTTACAACCATGCCAAGCTTTAAAGAGTATTATATTAAAATCAAAGATTTTATCTACTCAAATTTACTTCCTAGCCAAAATATAACTCAATATTTAGACCAATTCTTAAATAACTCTAGCTCACTTGGGATTATGGGCGTTGTAGCGATACTTTTTACTAGTTTGCTATTTTTTGCTGAGTATGACTACGCTATATCCACTATTTGTGATACTCAAAAGCGTAAATTTTGGCAAGGACTTAGCAACTACTGGACGCTAATTACTCTTATGCCCCTTGGTCTAGGACTATCATTTTGGCTATCTAACTCTATCCAAACTGCCCTAAAAAGCAGTGAATATACAAGCTGGATAAATTTCCTTGCTATATTTCCATATATCATTATATGGGCGATATTTGCCATCACATATATAATTAGCATTAATAGAAATTTATCTATTAAAAGCATAGCCATAAGCTCATTTATTAGCTCCCTTGCTTGGTCAGTATCTAAATGGCTATTTATAGAGTATTCATTTTATAATAAAACATACGCTAGTATATATGGCTCTTTTTCGATAATTCTATTTTTTATCCTATGGATATATATATCGTGGATAATATTTTTACATGGCATTAAGCTATGCTACGCCATAGAAAATACCAAATTTACAAAAAACCAATAG